The Petrotoga miotherma DSM 10691 genomic sequence AAGAACAAGCGTTTCTCGAAGGATCTGATGTTATGGTTGCTGCATTTTTTCTCAACGATAATGCTCAGCCTTCACAAATTGCCGAAACTTTTCACGATTTGATACAAAATGAACCTACTTTTTTGAGTTTCGTACAAACGGATCTATCATTCCTTTTTTCATACGGCATCATAAATTTAAGCCAAACGGATTTAATATACACAATGTACGAGGACTTACAAAGTTTTAGCGGTTTATTAAATGGAAATTTCACGTATGATTTTGAATTATTTGAAAAAATGGATAGCTTTTTGGAAGATATTTATGGTTTAGAAAATATTCTCCAAACTGGTGAAAATACCGATTTAATTAGTACCTACTACACTTTATCACCTGATGGAGAAGTTATGATTATGGGACTCACTTTCAACAAACCTTCCTCTGATTTAGATTATGTAAACTACATTGTTCCAAAAGTGGATTCAATTCTGACAGAGATTGAAAAAACTTTCAATATAAAAACGGGTTTGACTAATTCTTACGTCACGGAATATGAATCTAATCGTACGGTTATGGAAGATTTTAGATTAACCACAACCTTATCCATAATATTCATAACTATTTTATTCGCTTTTGCATTTGGTAATTTTACTTCTTCTATAATAGTACTTTTAGGTTTGATAGTATCTACACTTTTAACGATGGGACTCATCACGTTAACTTTCGGAGAATTGAATATTGTAACTTCTTTTGTCATGGCGATAACTTTAGGCTTGGGAATAGCCTATGGGATTCATGTGATGACGAGATTTTCAAAAGAAATTGAGGATATTGGTGACTTCACTACCGCATTAGCTTCTACTTACAAAGGAATCCTTTTCCCTCTCTTCTTTGGAATGATAACTACTGTCATAGTTTTCTTAACGCTTTTTTTCATGGGATTACCCGCTTTTAACGAATTAGCAATCGTTAGCTCATTGGGCTTGTTGGTTTTTTTCTGTATAATGATTTTTTTTGTCCCAACATTAATTTACGCTTTAAAAGTAAACATAAAAATTTCTCCTTTTACGGCCAAAATAGACAACACCTTTAAAAAATTCCCTCACTTTATATCAAAAAACTCAAAAATGATTTTTATCATAGTGGTTCCAGCGGTTTCGATCTTCAGCGTTGTGGGTTTAATTAATTACACTAATTTTTCGTATACGCCTCCAGGGTTAATCTCTTCCAATTCAGAATCTGTGAAGGTTGGAGAACAAATTTTAAAACACTTTGGAAATATTTCTTTTGATACATTGCAATATCTAATGAGAGTTGACGAAGATATTGAAACAGTCAAAAAAGAATTATTAGATACGGGGGTTGTGGAATCTGTCAACAGTTTGCCAGACATAATTCAAGAAAATCTTGGAGAATTTTCTAAGATAAAAACGCAACTTGAAGGTTTATCTCAAGTTATTAATAATCCAATAATAATATCCATTTTAAAAAAATATAATTTATATTCTGACAGTCTAAAACTGATAGATGCAGCAGCACGCTCTTCAGACCTTTACCATTTTACTTTGAATATAATGGATATTTTCCCTGAGGATCTCAGGGGTAATTTTTTAATAGAGAAGGATGGCCAAAAATATCTTCTTTTAGAGGTCACTCCCAAATTCAGCCTTTGGAGTAACAACGGAATAAAAATTTTCTTTGATGCCTTGGGGGAAAAGGGAGAAAACATTCTAGGCTTACCAAAAGCAACATATAAAATAATGGAGATGATTAGACAAAGATTTTATATACCATTATTCCTATCTTTCATCTCCATATGGGGTATAACTGCTATTGTTAGAAAAAATGTTGTTCAACCATCAGAAGCTATGTTTAGCCTTATAATTTCTGTATTAGCTACTTTTGGAGTGTCGTATTTAATAGGTATAAGGGCTACTTTCGTAACCGTTCTAACTTTTCCCTTAATCTTTGGTATAGGTATAGATGGATTTCTCCATATATACCATACGTTCAGTAATAACAAAACAAACTTTTGGAATATCTTAAAATCTATAACCTTTTCACTTTCTACGACAACGCTTTCTTTCTTGAGTTTTCAATTTTCTAGAGGAGAACTTTTAAAAGAATTTAGTTTGACGATGTCTATGTCTTTGGGTTTTACCTGGTTGTTTACAGCTGTTATGTTCATTGTAAACAGAGAAATGCTAAAAAAATTTTGGAAAAGGAAAAAATAATTAACTTATTTATTTTGGTTTGAACATATCGCTGTTTATCTGCAATGGTACATTCAACCAATAAAAGATACTCAGATCAAATTGAATGTAAGCAAGATAATCAAATTTTTCTTGTCCAAAATCATACTTGATATCTCCTCCTGCCTTTATTCCATCGAATCTATACTTCCCAGATTCAAAAGAGATATATGGTCTCCATAATGTCTTTTCTACCTTACTTCCGGCGTATATAGATTCATTCTCATACCCAATGTAAGGGTCTATCTTCGTGTCAAATACTACAAAAGGCTTATCTAAATTTGCGTTTATACCAGAACTTGAATCATACGTGATTCCTAACCCCACTTCATAAATATCGTAATTGTTAACAGAGTAGGGACCTATTTGGAAAACAGAATCTAAGGCATACTTTTCAAAAGTTGTGTTTTTAAAGGAACCTCCACCTCCCACAAATGTGTTTATCGTATTTCCTAAATACAAAAGAGAACTATTGGAAACATAGAAACTTGTTAAAATATCTTCTTCTATCAAGCTCAAAGTTATACTGTTAGTCGTATAATAATCAAAGGTCAAGGATAAATCCCCGTACACTTCATTCCCATATGAATATGCATCTACAAACCCAATGTAGTTCATAGCCTCGCTAATAAAAAATGCACCCGCTCCGTATAAAATATTTTCTTCTGTATCAATGGCTAAAATTGGAAATGGCACTATATAAGGGTTTTCAAACGTGTATTTTTCTACTTGAACATCTTCAGGATAATATATTTCATAACTTTCAAAATCAACTTGTGTAAATTCGCCTTGTAAAACAAAGCTTTCTTTAACTGCACTTTCTAAATCTAAATAACTCAAATGGTATCCCTCATGATCGTAAACTAAATGGTACAACTTATCGTTCAAAACTACTGGGTCAAAACCACCGCTTAAATAATTTGTCAGGCGCTCAACCATTTTGTTGTTTGTGTTTAACCTATAAATATTGTATATCCCATCTTCGTAATTAGCTGAATAATATATAAAATCATTATCGATAAATAACCCGAGCTCTTTAACTTCATCATCTGTAATTTGATAAATTTTTTCTGGTGATAGATCATATGAATAGATGTCCGTTTGGTTATTGTAATTAGCGGAAAAATATATTTTATCTTCTCTTCCTACAATATCGTTAAAAACATACTTACCAAAATCTATTAACTTTTTTACTTCGTTAGTCTTTAAATCGTACAAATACAAAGCGGTCAAGCCTTTATCTAATTTTGAATAAGCTATCTTATCGTTTCCCACAAAACCAAAAGCTTTAACCCTCTCATCTATTAGCCTTTCACCGTTTAGGCAATCACAATCATAATACAACTTATTTGTGTAATATCCCATATTGTAGGTAGTCACTAAGTACAAAAGATCACCTCTTGAATTTACATCGAATGAACTTACTCCCTTTTTAATTAATTCGTTATCTTTGTATACACCCTTTGGTTGATCAGGCATAACCAAATATCCATAAAGAGAAACCCCATCAGTTCTAAGATTCCCTGTATTTTGATAAGTGTCATCGATTTTTAACCAAGATAATTTGTAACCTTTTTCATTTAATCGATCGTATTCATTAAGATATTCTTGCTTAATATCTACCAAAAATCTGGTCCAACTATCCTTTGTTACCCAATAAAACGCTTCATCCAAATTGCTAAAAACGTTGGTATTTAAGACCCTTATTATCTGTCTCAATGCGCCCTCTCCATAATTATTAACTATTTCTTTTACCAAAATTGTTCCATACATATAGTTAAAACCAGCAGGACTCCATATATCGATTAAAGAACCTGAACCCAAATAATATCTCGGGAAGTTGTTACTCAGTATCTCAGATCTTAGATACATATTGAAAAGATCATCTTCAAATCTTCCTCCAAACTCTTTACTTTCCATGTAAATAGAAAGACCTTCATGCAAATAGCTTGGCTGATGATACATGTTAAGCGTATTTTTAATCAATTTACTAGGAATCCAAGATATAAAAGGATCTCTAACATCATTTCCATAAAAAATGTGATTCAACTCATGAGAAAAAACAAATTTACCCCAATCTTCTACGTTTCCCCCCAACGCTAAAAAATCTTCTGGAGGATTAACGTAAAGTCTTATCACATTGGTACCTGTGGAAGCAAAAGAGTTTGTAAAATCAACATCGTCTAAAATATAAACAGTGATTTTACCAGGATTTGAACCGTAAAAATAAGTGTACTTTGTATACAACTCTTCAGCGGTATTGGCTATTTCTTCGTAAAAATAATAAAGATCTTTCTCAAAAACAAACCTATAATTCTCTGTTTCTACCTGATAAAGATCTTTAGGTGGTGTATAAACAGAAGAAGAAAAAATCGTTAAAGAAATCGACAGACAAAATATCAATACAAATAATTTTCTAAATCCTTTAATTCTCATTCACTAACCAACCCCTTTGATTTTTTAATGATCATTTAATTATAATATAATTTTCTAAAATTTATAAAAAATCGAATATATAAATTAAAATGGTCGATGAGGTATTGACAAACTTCCCTTTTTATGATAGACTTATTTTTGGAATTAATGCCGAGATGGCGGAATTGGTAGACGCTGCGGACTTAAAATCCGCTGGGTAGAGATACCCGTGTCGGTTCGAGTCCGACTCTCGGCACCCTTTTAAATTAATTATACTACATTACTTGGTGCGGGGTGGAGCAGTCTGGTAGCTCGTCGGGCTCATAACCCGAAGGTCGTAGGTTCAAATCCTACCCCCGCTACCATTTGTTATATGGCGGCGTAGCTCAGTTGGCTAGAGCATACGGTTCATACCCGTAGTGTCAAGAGTTCGAATCTCTTCGCCGCCACCATAAATGAAATTTTTTAAATAAAAAGATGGGGTAATTTAAATAGATGCCCCATCTTTTTTAGCTTTATTTTAATATTTTAGCGAATTATTAATTACTCTTTTTAAACCTCAAAATTCTGCTATAAAAATGAGTTACTTTTCCAATTTCGAAGAAATCTTTAGAGGAATCCTCTATTATAATTCCCCTTTCTTTCAATGCCTTTCCAGATAATTTAATTATCTCTTTTTCTTCACCCTGAAGCCCTTCATAAACAGTGTATACAGCATCGTTTTCCAAACCTTTTAGCTTGACATCCACCCTATCAAACAAACCAAACCTTCTAGGATTCCTTAAATATATCAAAACACCTTCATCTTTGTTTTTACTCAAATATTCCACCGCAAAATACCTATCATTTGTAACGGAAGAAAGCCTGAATTGATAGCCTTCTTGTATTATCTCTCTTATCTCTTTATACAATTGAACCTGATACCTTGCCAAATAGAAATCTTTTTCAGAGAATTTATTTAAATCCGCACCAATTCCTAAAGATCCCATCATCGATGAATGAAATCTGTACGCTAAAGGATAAGTCTCTTTTCCTCCCCAGTCAGTTACCCATCCCATCATTATTTTTGGTGCGTATGCGTAGGAAAAACCCTCTTGGATCTCTAATCTATCAAATGGATCTGTGTTGTCGCTTGTCCATACTTGATCCGCATATTGCATTAAGCCTATATCCACTCTTCCTCCACCGCTGGAACAGTTTTCAAAAGTAACGTGTGGATGCTTTTCTCTTAAATATTTCCAAATATCGTATAAGTTCCACACGTATTTAACCCATATTTCTTTTTGTTTTCGTGGTTCCACTTGCATCCATCCTGACTCAAAAACATGCCTGTTCATATCCCATTTGACGAAATCTATATCGTTCTGTGTTAAAAGATTATCCATGAAATCAATGATGAAATTTTTTACATCTCCCCTTGCCAAATTAAGCATCAATTGATTTCGTTGAAGTGATTTTGGCCTATTTGGAAAACTAATCACCCAGTCAGGGTGTTTTCTATACAACTCGCTGTCAGGGTTAACCATCTCCGGTTCTACCCATATGCCAAAATCCATTCCTAAGGACTTAACATAGCTTATCAAAGGTTGCAAACCATTTGGGAATTTTTCTTTGTTCACATACCAATCTCCTAACCCAGCATGATCGTCGTTTCTTTCCCCAAACCATCCATCGTCTATAACAAAAAGTTCCACACCAATTTTTGCAGCCTTTTCAGCCAATATTTTTTGATTTTCTTCGTTCACATTAAACGTCGTGGCTTCCCAAGAATTGTATAAAACCTTTCTTAATTTGTGTGCTTTATCTTTTGGCAGTATATAATCGAGCTGGTAATGATGTATATTCTGGCTCGCCTTTGTAAAACCCTCGTCTGAAAAGCCAAACACAAATTTAGGAGTAGTAATTTTTTCTGAGGGTTCTAATATATAACTAAAATCCCAATCATTTATCCCCCCAATTATCGCTATTCTTTCGTATATACGTTTTTGTACTACTATTTTCCAATTACCACTCCAGGCTAATTCACCAAAGTATACTTTTCCGTGATCTTCATCAGCAGAGTAATCGATTGCGAAAAAAGGATTTAGATAGGCGCTTGTTTTTCCAACCCTACTTTCCAAAACTTTACTTCCCTCGTTTATACCTTCTTTTCTTAAATGAAATTCACTTCCCCACATACCTGCAAGATAATTTAATTTTGCTTTTTCATCATTTTCAACATACAATGAGGTAGATTTCATATCTTCTATCTTTATTTCTTCATTAGAATTGTTTTCAACTTCAACCCATCTTTCTATAACATCGTACTTTTCTATAAACTTGTAGCAAAGATTTACATCCAAATTATAATGATCATCGCTTAGCCTGATTACTAGATCATTCCCACTGACTTCAAAACTTTTGTAATTCAACACAACATCCCTGACACCATCGTAATACTCAACTTTCAAACAATGTTCTACGTTGTTCTTCTCTCCTCTCACTGAAAACTCATCATTCCAATTGTATCTGTCCATAACAAGTAGATCTTTAACTTCTGGATAGTCTTGAAACCTTGGTAACTTTGATCCCCAGTACAAATTTTTAATTTTCCCTTGATCATCTAATCCAAAAACGTAACCCATATTTTCTGTTTCCAAAAACCATCTCTTCGTTTCTTGATCAAAAGTTATAGGCATTTAATTACCTCCTTTTCACATTTAAATGGTGAGCCTTTTAAAACCAGAATTTTATCGTTGCATACTCAAAATATTTTTTTGAAAGAAAAAAATAAAAGAACAAAAATACCCAAAGAATAAATAGCAGAAGAAAGATAAACGGCGTCAATCCCGTTTAAAGAATAAAGCAATCCCATCATCAATGGAGCCAAAGTTCCGGATAATTTAAAGAAGACCTCCCTTAGAGAAATCACCGCACCCCGGTTTTTACGAGAAGTTATTTCAGTAGTCAGAGAGTGCATACTCGGAATATTTATGCCATGCCCCATACCAAAAATAATAACAGAAACCATTAAACCTACAAAACTTTTTGCAACCATCAATAAAAAAAGTGAGATCGCATAAAATACATAAGAAAATGCTAACAACCATTTTACCGTGTATCTATCGCTTAACTTCACCAACTGTGAAGCAGCAAATGCGGCAGTGAAAGACATAAAAAACATTAATATACCTGTTATCCAAGGGGGAAAACCAAACTTATATTCAGATAAAAAAGGTAGATAAGAAGAATATGCGCCACTGAGCAAAAAGAAGGTAGAAAACCCAGCAATATATATGAGAATTATTCTGAAATCTTTTAAAACTTTAAACAGATCTACAAAATAATCTTTCAAGTTATCCCCATCATTTTGATGGGAATCTTCAAGAAGAAATAAGGTAGCTATTCCAACAGGTACAGCTAAAATAGACAGAAAAAAAGGAAACTGCCAACCAAAAATGGCCAACACTCCACCCATAAGTGGATAGATAGCTAATCCAATATTTGCAACGGTTTCATTGTAACCTATAACTTTTAATCTTTCTCTTTCTTTAAATAGATCACCCATAAGGGTTACATTCAATGCGCCCAAAGCGGATGCTCCTGCTCCATTGATGGCACGTAATAACAGTAAAATGTTAAAATTTGTTGTTAAACCACTTAACACCCCAGATACAGCGAATAAAAATAGAAGTGGAACCATAAATTTTTTTCTTCCATATCTATCAGCTAAAACACCAAATAATGGAGTTAAAAATATGGCAGGCAAGTTAAAAAAAGTAATTAACAAGCCTACCTGTTGTTCTGTTACGTTAAATTCTTCCTTTATCAAAGGAAAAACAGGAGAAATACTCGATACACCCATGACGACCATCAACGTTACACCAAATATAATTAACATGTTATTTTTTTGATTTTGTTTTTTTGCAGAATTCAACTTTTTGCTTCCCCCAATAATTTTTTCTTCTTATACTTTTAATTTTATCACATTTAGGCATTATACGAACTTCAATAAATCTATTAACCCAAAATTTTTTATTTGTGATGGGCATTTATTAGTTGCTATAATAAACTATTAAATTATTTTAGTTGGGTAGAAGATAGACAATTAATTTAACTACCGTCCTTCCACACCACCGTACGTACCTCTCGGTATACCATGGCTCAACAGATTGATAATTGAAACCCTTCACATTGTTCCCGTACCTTCAACTAGCGGTTTCCCCTCGCTATCTGATCCACAGCGGGCTTTCACTGCTTAGCTATTGAGCATTCTGGACGAACAAAAGGGAGAGGGGATAACCTCTCCTTTTTCTTGGTTAAAAAATTTGATACCTTTTAATCTTAAAAGATCAATAATTTAAAATTACAAAGCTGCTTTTATCTTTGATACGGCATCGTTGAGTGCTTCTTCTGGTGTTTGTGTCCCGTTTATAAT encodes the following:
- a CDS encoding efflux RND transporter permease subunit, which codes for MREKKDFFLELANFITRNAYYIIAVVLVFTIILGFFSTKLKVNSDLLKILPQDSEIVVELLEEQAFLEGSDVMVAAFFLNDNAQPSQIAETFHDLIQNEPTFLSFVQTDLSFLFSYGIINLSQTDLIYTMYEDLQSFSGLLNGNFTYDFELFEKMDSFLEDIYGLENILQTGENTDLISTYYTLSPDGEVMIMGLTFNKPSSDLDYVNYIVPKVDSILTEIEKTFNIKTGLTNSYVTEYESNRTVMEDFRLTTTLSIIFITILFAFAFGNFTSSIIVLLGLIVSTLLTMGLITLTFGELNIVTSFVMAITLGLGIAYGIHVMTRFSKEIEDIGDFTTALASTYKGILFPLFFGMITTVIVFLTLFFMGLPAFNELAIVSSLGLLVFFCIMIFFVPTLIYALKVNIKISPFTAKIDNTFKKFPHFISKNSKMIFIIVVPAVSIFSVVGLINYTNFSYTPPGLISSNSESVKVGEQILKHFGNISFDTLQYLMRVDEDIETVKKELLDTGVVESVNSLPDIIQENLGEFSKIKTQLEGLSQVINNPIIISILKKYNLYSDSLKLIDAAARSSDLYHFTLNIMDIFPEDLRGNFLIEKDGQKYLLLEVTPKFSLWSNNGIKIFFDALGEKGENILGLPKATYKIMEMIRQRFYIPLFLSFISIWGITAIVRKNVVQPSEAMFSLIISVLATFGVSYLIGIRATFVTVLTFPLIFGIGIDGFLHIYHTFSNNKTNFWNILKSITFSLSTTTLSFLSFQFSRGELLKEFSLTMSMSLGFTWLFTAVMFIVNREMLKKFWKRKK
- a CDS encoding TolB family protein; translated protein: MRIKGFRKLFVLIFCLSISLTIFSSSVYTPPKDLYQVETENYRFVFEKDLYYFYEEIANTAEELYTKYTYFYGSNPGKITVYILDDVDFTNSFASTGTNVIRLYVNPPEDFLALGGNVEDWGKFVFSHELNHIFYGNDVRDPFISWIPSKLIKNTLNMYHQPSYLHEGLSIYMESKEFGGRFEDDLFNMYLRSEILSNNFPRYYLGSGSLIDIWSPAGFNYMYGTILVKEIVNNYGEGALRQIIRVLNTNVFSNLDEAFYWVTKDSWTRFLVDIKQEYLNEYDRLNEKGYKLSWLKIDDTYQNTGNLRTDGVSLYGYLVMPDQPKGVYKDNELIKKGVSSFDVNSRGDLLYLVTTYNMGYYTNKLYYDCDCLNGERLIDERVKAFGFVGNDKIAYSKLDKGLTALYLYDLKTNEVKKLIDFGKYVFNDIVGREDKIYFSANYNNQTDIYSYDLSPEKIYQITDDEVKELGLFIDNDFIYYSANYEDGIYNIYRLNTNNKMVERLTNYLSGGFDPVVLNDKLYHLVYDHEGYHLSYLDLESAVKESFVLQGEFTQVDFESYEIYYPEDVQVEKYTFENPYIVPFPILAIDTEENILYGAGAFFISEAMNYIGFVDAYSYGNEVYGDLSLTFDYYTTNSITLSLIEEDILTSFYVSNSSLLYLGNTINTFVGGGGSFKNTTFEKYALDSVFQIGPYSVNNYDIYEVGLGITYDSSSGINANLDKPFVVFDTKIDPYIGYENESIYAGSKVEKTLWRPYISFESGKYRFDGIKAGGDIKYDFGQEKFDYLAYIQFDLSIFYWLNVPLQINSDMFKPK
- a CDS encoding alpha-galactosidase, producing MPITFDQETKRWFLETENMGYVFGLDDQGKIKNLYWGSKLPRFQDYPEVKDLLVMDRYNWNDEFSVRGEKNNVEHCLKVEYYDGVRDVVLNYKSFEVSGNDLVIRLSDDHYNLDVNLCYKFIEKYDVIERWVEVENNSNEEIKIEDMKSTSLYVENDEKAKLNYLAGMWGSEFHLRKEGINEGSKVLESRVGKTSAYLNPFFAIDYSADEDHGKVYFGELAWSGNWKIVVQKRIYERIAIIGGINDWDFSYILEPSEKITTPKFVFGFSDEGFTKASQNIHHYQLDYILPKDKAHKLRKVLYNSWEATTFNVNEENQKILAEKAAKIGVELFVIDDGWFGERNDDHAGLGDWYVNKEKFPNGLQPLISYVKSLGMDFGIWVEPEMVNPDSELYRKHPDWVISFPNRPKSLQRNQLMLNLARGDVKNFIIDFMDNLLTQNDIDFVKWDMNRHVFESGWMQVEPRKQKEIWVKYVWNLYDIWKYLREKHPHVTFENCSSGGGRVDIGLMQYADQVWTSDNTDPFDRLEIQEGFSYAYAPKIMMGWVTDWGGKETYPLAYRFHSSMMGSLGIGADLNKFSEKDFYLARYQVQLYKEIREIIQEGYQFRLSSVTNDRYFAVEYLSKNKDEGVLIYLRNPRRFGLFDRVDVKLKGLENDAVYTVYEGLQGEEKEIIKLSGKALKERGIIIEDSSKDFFEIGKVTHFYSRILRFKKSN
- a CDS encoding MFS transporter — its product is MNSAKKQNQKNNMLIIFGVTLMVVMGVSSISPVFPLIKEEFNVTEQQVGLLITFFNLPAIFLTPLFGVLADRYGRKKFMVPLLFLFAVSGVLSGLTTNFNILLLLRAINGAGASALGALNVTLMGDLFKERERLKVIGYNETVANIGLAIYPLMGGVLAIFGWQFPFFLSILAVPVGIATLFLLEDSHQNDGDNLKDYFVDLFKVLKDFRIILIYIAGFSTFFLLSGAYSSYLPFLSEYKFGFPPWITGILMFFMSFTAAFAASQLVKLSDRYTVKWLLAFSYVFYAISLFLLMVAKSFVGLMVSVIIFGMGHGINIPSMHSLTTEITSRKNRGAVISLREVFFKLSGTLAPLMMGLLYSLNGIDAVYLSSAIYSLGIFVLLFFSFKKIF